The following are encoded together in the Eulemur rufifrons isolate Redbay chromosome 28, OSU_ERuf_1, whole genome shotgun sequence genome:
- the MKI67 gene encoding proliferation marker protein Ki-67 isoform X1 has product MGPSKRLVTIKRSGGDGPHFPLSLSTCLFGRGIECDIRIQLPVVSKQHCKIETNEQEAILYNFSSTNPTQVNGSAIDKPVQLKHGDVITIIDRSFRYENESCQNGNKSTEFPRKMAEQGPSCSVSRSSFSSDPDGEEQDSKAHPKVTAGNVSGRPLVHVKSVRRDSSTSGGSKGNVAQETSNVHSSERPGHNGRNANDPTSGDVKEKSRVQSVSCYGELKSFSSIQCLDSSKKNDSPFRKLYQSMKEELKVKSQKENVLQYRKSRSQTNYTTEKESANGLQRETQLLVSGQQRQKSDRSTPSKAAPASLELDPGQREGKGSDMESVPTSKEAVGSNIPLCDTTKMKTTRRYSQQLSSSQKRKSEDLYVLSGRTSVNLGNIEDFKADDKTLTPRKLLTRNQTPTKVEDAANSANKPGNLSSKNRRSIPTNVQVLPTETEIQNEPFLTLWLTEVERQIQKDSLHKLKKLGTTAGQICSGLPGLSSVDISNFGDSINKNEGGPWKRRRVSFGGHLRPELFDENLPPNTPLKKGETPTKRKSLVSHTPTVSKKIMKEQPQPLCKEEFASEIHVEMTAQNVFVSSPVPSPSTTLVASTQSHRSCRASSASSGSKSQTDIPKRGGRKSGNLPSKRTSIGRSQHGILQMICSKRRSGASEANLIVAKSWADVVKLGAKQTQTKVVKHSPQRPMKKKQRRPNTPRKPVGDVHNQFSTGHANSPCTIVIGKAHAEKVNVPARPYRMLSNFVSNQKLDFKEDLSGLSEMFKTPVKEKSQLMSSGPVTLSSSENLLGKKFQVTNSGEKPLLPTSESFEENVLFHTRNAAKEPDTNSASPALQLQCVKENETLVKTPRNICKANPVEMKTSDNETEPSKTVSSANRLRGSMELRNLQKLPIESKNEDTKTDTVEDIMGQCLRRPPLREKKIEGEMKETERLFETCKEIIESKENSAIIAARRGSRRTWGRKSEPASNPAGLKRWPETAPMKDMTDTQDLQTPDLTKEPRNEKDKTTNLYRRSSQAEPVNNPMSMNRQLRVSQGKVDVKGELSAVGRLAQTRGQTVHTHKESVSQGKGTTMLQETPRQKVDPKNSVTGVKRWPRAAKEEAQSLEDLSGFKELFQTPKHNDKPTTEDKTTKIPCTSPQSESVNTLISTKRLPKTPLEKTATEEELSAPRNLPQIPGESMQTPKAFKQSAEQKLDPAASVISSRKRPRVTKEEAQSLEDLTGFKELFQTPGHTEKSMTDGKTTRLPCTCPQPGPVATPVSTKRQPNTSLGKADVEGEFFVLRKLTPSSGKAMHTPKPLVRDEKRIRAFMGTPKQRWDLAEDLTGHKRRPRTPKEEAQALEDLSGIKELFQTPGHTEKSMAVDKSTKTLWKSLQPAASNTPTSTNRPHRISHGKVDMKEELSAVGRLSQTRGQTVRTHREPVSQGKGTTMLQETPRQKVNPENSVTGVKRWPRASEEEAQPLEDLAGFKELFQTPGHTEKSMTDGKTTRLPCTCPQPGPVATPVSTKRQPNTSFGKADVEGEFFILRKLAPSSGKAMHTPKPLVRDEKRIRAFMGTPKQRWDLAEDLTGHKRRPRIPKEEAQALEDLSGIKELFQTPGHTEQSMAVDKSTKSLWKSLQPAASNTPMSTNRPHRISHGKVDMKEELSAVGRLAQTREQTVRTHREPVPQGKGTTMLQKTPRQKVDPENSVTGVKRWPRAAKEEVQPLEDLSGFKELFQTPKCNDKPTTEDKTTKIPCTSPQPEPANTPIGMKRWPKTPLGKMNVEEELSAARKLSQTAGESTHTPRVPGEDKGIRAFKQCAEQKLGPAASVISSRKRPRVAKEEALPLEDLAGFKELFQTPGHTEKSMTDGKTTRLPCTCPQPGPVTTPVSTKRQPNTSLGKADVEGEFFVLRKLTPSSGKAMHTPKPLVREEKRIRAFMGTPKQRWDLAEDLTGHKRRPRTPKEEAQALEDLSGIKELFQTPGHTEKSMAVDKSTKTLWKSLQPAASNTPTSTNRPHRISHGKVDMKGELSAVGRLAQTRGQTVRTHREPVSQGKGTTMLQETPRQKVNPENSVTGVKRWPRAAKEEVQPLEDLSGFKELFQTPKRNDKPTTEDKTTKIPSKSPQPEPVNTTSMKRQPKTPLGKVPTEEELAAARKLSQTAGEPTHTPKVPGEDKGIKAFKECAEQKLGPAASVIGSRKRPRAAKEEAQSLEDLSGFKELFQTPKHNDKPTTEDKTTKIPSKSLQSEQVNTPIGTKRQPNRPLGKIATEEELAALRKLSQIPGEPTHTPKVPGEDKDIKAFKECVEQKLDPAASVTGSRRRPRAAKEKAQPLEDLGGFKKPFQIPGHTQESMTVSKNTKVPCTTLQPEPVDTTVSTRRRPKTSLRKVSALRKLIETSGESTHMHEVPVGEDKGIKVFQESAEQKLDPAASVTGSRRRPRAAKGEAQPLEDLAGFKKPFQIPGHTQESMTVSKNTKVPCTTLQLEPVDTTVSTRRRPKASLREVSALRKLTEISGESTHMHEVPVGEDKGIKAFKESAEQKLDPAASVTGSRRRPRAAKEKAQPLEDLAGFKKPFQIPGHSQESMTVSKNTKVPCITLQPEPVDTTVSTRRRPKTSVRELSALRKLIETSGESTHMHEVLVGEDKGIKAFKESAEQKLDPVASVPGSRRRLRAAKEKAQPLEDLAGFKKPFQTLGHTEESTTVGKSTKMSCTSPQPEPVDTVVSITRWPKRSLRKVSALRKLTQTSGKSTHTHEVLVVEDKGISVFKQSAEQKLDLAASVTGSRRRPRAAKEKAQPLEDLAGFRKPFQTPGHTEELMTNVKNTGPPLPEPVNTTVSMKRQPKGSLRKVSALQNLTQTSGKTTHTSTEPQGGDKHIRVAKQSAKQKLDPAENVNGSKRQPRAAKEEAEALEVLAHFKELVPAPGQPGEPRNHAESLKTTPKHPPNSGEPVKTFRRVLRVPKVQPMEDMVGTRDPVKSQSKSNTALTSKRKCGKDDSVSGTKRLRCMSATEGVVEEEPANKKQRSAPREKRTAPEPLAVVKKSLGTSAKSMEPMEDLNSNNVKTKKKEHEVEGLVIPNKGIFLRPRRQNKTDVEQQKAEVPIVAEKIKIKRNEKKSVKTSQELEIENPGDGAKEPTAKGKVGESRACSRSLRQSKSSQPSPAQEEGAMEGVGTHMQNQREKGVRGNSDFMRLRSRKVTIQPAVNSLESEPEQRATRAVKRCAEKPKEGKDIVSIKKTRTRSHRDSEDI; this is encoded by the exons GGACCATCATGCAGTGTGTCAAGATCTAGCTTCTCTTCTGACCCTG ATGGGGAAGAGCAAGATTCCAAAGCCCATCCAAAAGTCACTGCAGGAAATGTTTCAGGAAGGCCTCTGGTCCATGTCAAGAGTGTCAGAAGAGACAGTTCTACCTCAGGTGGCTCAAAAGGCAATGTTGCCCAGGAAACCTCTAATGTTCATTCCTCAGAACGTCCTGGACATAATGGCAGAAATGCAAATGATCCCACTTCTGGGGACGTTAAAGAAAAGTCCAGGGTACAATCAGTGAGCTGTTACGGAGAATTGAAGTCTTTTTCCTCTATACAATGTCTTGACAGTAGCAAAAAAAATGATTCTCCCTTTAGGAAGCTTTATCAGTCAATGAAGGAAGAGTTGAAAgtaaaatcacaaaaagaaaatgttctacaATATAGAAAATCAAGATCACAAACTAATtacacaacagaaaaagagagtGCTAATGGTTTACAGAGGGAGACCCAACTATTGGTCTCAGGTCAACAGAGACAAAAATCTGACAGAAGCACCCCCAGTAAGGCAGCCCCTGCTTCCCTTGAACTAGATCCTGgccagagggagggaaaaggaagtgACATGGAGTCTGTTCCAACTTCCAAAGAGGCCGTGGGTTCCAACATTCCTCTCTGTGACACAACTAAAATGAAGACCACAAGACGATATTCACAACAACTAAGTTCTTCACAGAAACGTAAGAGTGAAGACCTGTATGTTCTTAGTGGAAGAACGTCTGTGAATCTGGGTAACATTGAAGACTTCAAGGCAGAtgataaaacactgactcctaggAAGCTTTTAACTAGAAATCAAACACCAACTAAAGTTGAAGATGCTGCCAACTCTGCTAATAAACCAGGAAATCTCTCTTCCAAAAACAGGAGGAGTATTCCTACAAATGTGCAAGTTCTGCCTACAGAAACGGAAATTCAGAATGAGCCTTTTTTAACTCTATGGCTCACTGAAGTTGAAAGGCAGATTCAAAAGGATTCTCTCCACAAGCTTAAGAAATTGGGCACTACAGCTGGACAGATTTGCTCTGGTTTGCCTGGTCTTAGTTCAGTTGATATCAGCAACTTTGGTGATTCCATTA ATAAAAATGAGGGAGGGCCTTGGAAAAGAAGACGTGTGTCCTTTGGTGGTCATCTAAGACCGGAATTGTTTGATGAAAACCTGCCTCCTAATACACCTCTCAAAAAAGGAGAAACACCAACAAAAAGAAAGTCTCTGGTCTCTCACACCCCAACTGTCTCGAAGAAAATCATGAAG GAACAGCCTCAACCATTATGCAAAGAAGAGTTTGCTTCCGAAATCCACGTGGAAATGACGGCACAAAACGTGTTCGTGAGCTCTCCAGTTCCTAGTCCTAGCACCACTCTGGTTGCCAGTACGCAAAGCCATAGGTCATGCAGAGCTTCCTCTGCTTCGAGTGGCAGCAAATCTCAGACAGATATTCctaagagaggagggagaaagagtggCAACCTGCCATCAAAGAGAACGTCCATCGGCCGAAGTCAACACGGTATTTTACAGATGATTTGTTCCAAAAGGAGGAGTGGTGCTTCTGAAGCCAATTTAATTG TTGCAAAATCGTGGGCGGATGTAGTGAAACTTGGTGCGAAACAAACACAAACTAAAGTTGTAAAACATAGCCCTCAAAGGccaatgaagaaaaaacaaaggagaCCCAACACCCCGAGG AAGCCTGTGGGTGATGTTCACAATCAGTTTAGTACCGGCCATGCAAACTCTCCTTGCACCATAGTAATAGGGAAGGCTCATGCTGAAAAGGTAAATGTGCCTGCTCGGCCCTACAGAATGCTGAGCAACTTTGTTTCCAACCAAAAATTGGACTTTAAGGAAGATCTTTCAG GACTAAGTGAAATGTTCAAGACACCAGTGAAGGAGAAGTCACAATTGATGAGCTCTGGTCCTGTCACTCTTTCAAGTTCAGAGAATTTGCTTGGAAAAAAGTTTCAAGTGACTAATTCAGGAGAAAAACCTCTGTTACCCACTTCAGAGAGTTTTG AAGAAAATGTGCTCTTCCATACTCGGAATGCAGCAAAAGAGCCTGATACAAACTCTGCAAGCCCTGCCTTACAGCTGCAGtgtgtaaaagaaaatgaaactctaGTGAAAACTCCAAGGAACATCTGTAAAGCGAATCCTGTTGAGATGAAAACTTCAGATAATGAGACAGAGCCTTCAAAGACAGTATCCAGTGCAAATAGATTAAGAGGGTCCATGGAGCTCAGAAATCTGCAGAAGCTGCCTATAGAAAGTAAGAATGAAGACACAAAAACTGACACTGTTGAGGACATCATGGGCCAGTGTCTGAGAAGGCCACCACTacgagaaaagaaaatagaaggagaGATGAAGGAAACTGAAAGACTTTTTGAAACATGTAAGGAAATTATCGAGTCAAAAGAAAATTCTGCAATCATCGCAGCCAGGAGGGGATCAAGAAGAACCTGGGGACGTAAAAGTGAGCCAGCTTCCAACCCAGCAGGTCTCAAGAGGTGGCCTGAAACAGCACCCATGAAGGACATGACAGACACTCAAGATCTCCAAACACCAGATCTCACCAAGGAACCAAGGAATGAGAAGGATAAGACCACTAACCTATACCGCAGGTCTTCACAAGCAGAGCCAGTCAACAATCCAATGAGCATGAACAGACAGCTCAGGGTATCTCAGGGGAAAGTAGATGTGAAAGGAGAGCTCTCAGCAGTCGGGAGGCTCGCACAAACACGAGGGCAAACCGTGCACACGCACAAAGAATCAGTGTCTCAAGGTAAAGGCACCACAATGCTTCAGGAAACTCCACGGCAGAAAGTGGACCCAAAAAACTCTGTAACTGGAGTGAAGAGATGGCCAAGAGCAGCTAAGGAAGAG GCCCAATCCCTAGAAGACCTGTCTGGCTTCAAAGAACTCTTCCAAACACCAAAACACAATGACAAGCCCACAACTGAGGACAAAACTACTAAAATACCCTGCACATCTCCACAATCAGAATCAGTGAACACCCTAATAAGCACGAAAAGACTGCCCAAGACACCGTTGGAGAAAACAGCTACAGAGGAAGAGCTGTCTGCACCAAGGAACCTCCCGCAAATACCAGGGGAATCCATGCAAACACCCAAAGCGTTTAAGCAATCTGCAGAGCAGAAACTAGACCCAGCAGCAAGTGTAATTAGCAGCAGGAAGAGGCCAAGAGTGACTAAGGAAGAGGCCCAGTCCCTGGAAGACCTGACTGGCTTCAAAGAGCTCTTCCAAACACCAGGTCACACTGAGAAGTCAATGACTGATGGCAAAACCACTAGACTACCTTGCACGTGTCCACAACCAGGACCAGTGGCCACCCCAGTAAGCACGAAGAGACAGCCCAACACAAGTCTCGGGAAAGCAGATGTGGAGGGAGAATTTTTCGTACTCAGGAAACTAACGCCATCATCAGGCAAAGCCATGCACACACCCAAACCACTGGTACGTGATGAGAAACGCATCAGAGCCTTTATGGGGACTCCAAAGCAGAGATGGGACCTGGCAGAAGATTTAACTGGACACAAGAGGAGGCCAAGAACCCCTAAGGAAGAGGCCCAGGCCCTAGAAGACCTGTCTGGCATCAAAGAGCTCTTCCAAACACCAGGCCACACTGAGAAGTCAATGGCTGTTGACAAAAGCACAAAAACACTCTGGAAATCTTTACAACCAGCAGCAAGCAACACTCCAACGAGCACGAACAGACCACACCGGATATCTCACGGGAAAGTGGATATGAAAGAAGAGCTCTCAGCAGTTGGGAGGCTCTCACAAACACGAGGGCAAACTGTGCGCACACACAGAGAACCAGTGTCTCAAGGTAAAGGCACCACAATGCTTCAGGAAACTCCACGACAGAAAGTGAACCCAGAAAACTCTGTAACTGGAGTGAAGAGATGGCCAAGGGCATCTGAGGAAGAGGCCCAGCCCCTAGAAGACCTGGCTGGCTTCAAAGAGCTCTTCCAAACACCAGGTCACACTGAGAAGTCAATGACTGATGGCAAAACCACTAGACTACCTTGCACGTGTCCACAACCAGGACCAGTGGCCACCCCAGTAAGCACGAAGAGACAGCCCAACACAAGTTTCGGGAAAGCAGATGTGGAGGGAGAATTTTTCATACTCAGGAAACTAGCGCCATCATCAGGCAAAGCCATGCACACACCCAAACCACTGGTACGTGATGAGAAACGCATCAGAGCCTTTATGGGGACTCCAAAGCAGAGATGGGACCTGGCAGAAGATTTAACTGGACACAAGAGGAGGCCAAGAATCCCTAAGGAAGAGGCCCAGGCCCTAGAAGACCTATCTGGCATCAAAGAGCTCTTCCAAACACCAGGCCACACTGAGCAATCAATGGCTGTTGACAAAAGCACAAAATCACTCTGGAAATCTTTACAACCAGCAGCAAGCAACACTCCAATGAGCACGAACAGACCACACCGGATATCTCACGGGAAAGTGGATATGAAAGAAGAGCTCTCAGCAGTCGGGAGGCTCGCACAAACACGAGAGCAAACAGTGCGCACACACAGAGAACCAGTGCCTCAAGGTAAAGGCACCACAATGCTTCAGAAAACTCCACGGCAGAAAGTGGACCCAGAAAACTCTGTAACTGGAGTGAAGAGATGGCCAAGAGCAGCTAAGGAAGAGGTCCAGCCCCTGGAAGACCTGTCTGGCTTCAAAGAGCTCTTCCAAACACCAAAATGcaatgacaaacccacaactgAGGACAAAACTACTAAAATACCCTGCACATCTCCACAGCCAGAACCAGCGAACACCCCAATAGGCATGAAAAGATGGCCGAAGACACCTCTGGGGAAAATGAATGTAGAGGAAGAGCTGTCTGCAGCAAGGAAGCTCTCGCAAACAGCAGGAGaatccacacacacacccagggtACCAGGTGAAGACAAAGGCATCAGAGCATTCAAACAATGTGCAGAGCAGAAGCTGGGTCCAGCAGCAAGTGTAATTAGCAGCAGGAAGAGGCCAAGAGTGGCCAAGGAAGAGGCCCTGCCCCTGGAAGACCTGGCTGGCTTCAAAGAGCTCTTCCAAACACCAGGTCACACTGAGAAGTCAATGACTGATGGCAAAACCACTAGACTACCTTGCACGTGTCCACAACCAGGACCAGTGACCACCCCAGTAAGCACGAAGAGACAGCCCAACACAAGTCTCGGGAAAGCAGATGTGGAGGGAGAATTTTTCGTACTCAGGAAACTAACGCCATCATCAGGCAAAGCCATGCACACACCCAAACCACTGGTACGTGAAGAGAAACGCATCAGAGCCTTTATGGGGACTCCAAAGCAGAGATGGGACCTGGCAGAAGATTTAACTGGACACAAGAGGAGGCCAAGAACCCCTAAGGAAGAGGCCCAGGCCCTAGAAGACCTGTCTGGCATCAAAGAGCTCTTCCAAACACCAGGCCACACTGAGAAGTCAATGGCTGTTGACAAAAGCACAAAAACACTCTGGAAATCTTTACAACCAGCAGCAAGCAACACTCCAACGAGCACGAACAGACCACACCGGATATCTCACGGGAAAGTGGATATGAAAGGAGAGCTCTCAGCAGTCGGGAGGCTCGCACAAACACGAGGGCAAACTGTGCGCACACACAGAGAACCAGTGTCTCAAGGTAAAGGCACCACAATGCTTCAGGAAACTCCACGACAGAAAGTGAACCCAGAAAACTCTGTAACTGGAGTGAAGAGATGGCCAAGAGCAGCTAAGGAAGAGGTCCAGCCCCTGGAAGACCTGTCTGGCTTCAAAGAGCTCTTCCAAACACCAAAACGCAATGACAAGCCCACAACTGAGGACAAAACTACTAAAATACCTAGCAAATCTCCACAGCCAGAACCAGTGAACACCACAAGCATGAAAAGACAGCCCAAGACACCTTTGGGGAAAGTACCTACAGAGGAAGAGCTGGCTGCAGCAAGGAAGCTCTCGCAAACAGCAGGAGaacccacacacacccccaaggTACCTGGTGAGGACAAAGGCATCAAAGCATTTAAGGAATGTGCAGAGCAGAAACTGGGCCCAGCAGCAAGTGTAATTGGCAGCAGGAAGAGGCCAAGAGCAGCTAAGGAAGAGGCCCAATCCCTAGAAGACCTGTCTGGCTTCAAAGAACTCTTTCAAACACCAAAACACAATGACAAGCCCACAACTGAGGACAAAACTACTAAAATACCCAGCAAATCTTTACAGTCAGAACAGGTGAACACACCAATAGGCACAAAAAGACAGCCCAATAGACCTTTGGGGAAAATAGCTACAGAGGAAGAGCTGGCTGCACTGAGGAAGCTCTCGCAAATACCAGGggaacccacacacacacccaaggTACCAGGTGAGGACAAAGACATCAAAGCATTTAAGGAATGTGTGGAGCAGAAACTGGACCCAGCAGCAAGTGTAACTGGCAGCAGGAGAAGGCCAAGAGCAGCTAAGGAAAAAGCCCAGCCCCTAGAAGACCTGGGTGGCTTCAAAAAGCCCTTCCAAATACCAGGTCACACTCAGGAATCAATGACTGTTAGCAAAAACACAAAAGTGCCCTGCACAACTCTACAACCAGAACCAGTGGACACCACAGTAAGCACAAGGAGACGGCCTAAGACAAGTCTAAGGAAAGTGTCTGCACTAAGGAAGCTCATAGAAACCTCAGGGGAATCCACACACATGCACGAAGTTCCAGTAGGTGAAGACAAAGGCATCAAAGTGTTCCAGGAATCTGCGGAGCAGAAACTGGATCCAGCAGCAAGTGTAACTGGCAGCAGGAGAAGGCCAAGGGCAGCCAAGGGAGAGGCCCAGCCCCTAGAAGACCTGGCTGGCTTCAAAAAGCCCTTCCAAATACCAGGTCACACTCAGGAATCAATGACTGTTAGCAAAAACACAAAAGTGCCCTGCACAACTCTACAACTAGAACCAGTGGACACCACAGTAAGCACAAGGAGACGACCTAAGGCAAGTCTAAGGGAAGTGTCTGCACTGAGGAAGCTCACAGAAATCTCAGGGGAATCCACACACATGCATGAAGTTCCAGTAGGTGAGGACAAAGGCATCAAAGCGTTCAAGGAATCTGCGGAGCAGAAACTGGATCCAGCAGCAAGTGTAACTGGCAGCAGGAGAAGGCCAAGGGCAGCTAAGGAAAAAGCCCAGCCCCTAGAAGACCTGGCTGGCTTCAAAAAGCCCTTCCAAATACCAGGTCATAGTCAGGAATCAATGACTGTTAGCAAAAACACAAAAGTGCCCTGCATAACTCTACAACCAGAACCAGTGGACACCACAGTAAGCACAAGGAGACGGCCTAAGACAAGTGTCAGGGAATTGTCTGCACTGAGGAAGCTCATAGAAACCTCAGGGGAATCCACACACATGCACGAAGTTCTAGTAGGTGAGGACAAAGGCATCAAAGCATTTAAGGAATCTGCGGAGCAGAAACTGGATCCAGTAGCAAGTGTACCTGGCAGCAGGAGAAGGCTAAGGGCAGCTAAGGAAAAAGCCCAGCCCCTAGAAGACCTGGCTGGCTTCAAAAAGCCCTTCCAAACACTGGGTCACACTGAGGAGTCAACGACTGTTggcaaaagcacaaaaatgtccTGCACTTCTCCACAACCAGAGCCAGTGGATACTGTGGTAAGCATAACAAGATGGCCCAAGAGAAGTCTCAGGAAAGTCTCTGCACTGAGAAAGCTCACGCAAACATCAGGGAAATCCACACACACGCATGAAGTTCTAGTAGTTGAAGACAAAGGCATCAGCGTGTTTAAGCAGTCTGCAGAGCAGAAACTGGACCTGGCAGCAAGTGTAACTGGCAGCAGGAGAAGGCCAAGAGCAGCTAAGGAAAAAGCCCAGCCCCTAGAAGACCTGGCTGGCTTCAGAAAGCCCTTCCAAACACCAGGTCACACTGAGGAATTGATGACTAACGTTAAAAACACTGGACCCCCACTACCGGAACCAGTGAACACCACAGTGAGCATGAAGAGACAGCCCAAGGGAAGTCTCAGGAAAGTCTCTGCACTGCAGAACCTCACACAAACATCAGGGAAAaccacacacacatccacagaaCCCCAAGGTGGGGATAAACACATCAGAGTGGCTAAACAATCTGCAAAGCAGAAATTGGACCCAGCAGAAAATGTAAATGGCAGCAAGAGGCAGCCAAGAGCAGCTAAGGAAGAAGCCGAAGCCCTAGAAGTTCTGGCCCACTTCAAAGAGCTTGTCCCAGCACCAGGTCAACCTGGGGAACCAAGAAACCACGCCGAGAGCCTCAAGACCACTCCAAAGCATCCCCCTAACAGCGGGGAACCTGTGAAAACATTCAGGAGGGTGCTTAGGGTCCCTAAAGTACAACCCATGGAAGACATGGTGGGCACCAGAGACCCTGTAAAATCGCAGAGCAAAAGCAACACTGCCCTGACCTCCAAGAGGAAGTGCGGAAAAGATGACAGTGTCTCGGGAACCAAGAGGCTGCGCTGCATGTCTGCCACAGAGGGAGTTGTAGAGGAGGAGCCAGCCAACAAGAAACAGAGGTCTGCGCCCAGGGAGAAACGCACTGCACCTGAACCCTTGGCAGTAGTGAAGAAAAGTCTGGGAACTTCTGCAAAGAGCATGGAACCCATGGAAGATCTGAACAGCAACAACGTGAAAACTAAGAAAAAGGAACACGAAGTTGAAGGCTTGGTCATTCCAAATAAG GGAATATTCCTGCGCCCCAGACGCCAAAATAAAACTGATGTAGAGCAGCAAAAAGCTGAGGTTCCTATAGtagcagaaaaaattaaaataaagagaaatgaaaagaagtctGTGAAGACCTCCCAAGAGCTGGAGATTGAAAACCCAGGTGATGGGGCCAAGGAACCCACAGCAAAGGGCAAAGTCGGTGAAAGCAGAGCGTGCTCGAGATCCCTCAGGCAGAGTAAgagctcccagcccagcccagcgcAGGAggagggagccatggaaggtgtGGGAACCCACATGCAGaaccagagagagaaaggagtaaGAGGAAATTCAGACTTCATGCGCTTGAGGTCAAGGAAGGTTACAATCCAGCCTGCAGTAAACTCGCTGGAGAGCGAACCTGAGCAGAGAGCAACCCGGGCTGTCAAGAGATGTGCGGAAAAGCCAAAGGAG GGTAAAGACATTGTGTCCATCAAGAAAACAAGAACCAGAAGTCATCGGGACAGTGAAGATATTTAG